One window from the genome of Saimiri boliviensis isolate mSaiBol1 chromosome 2, mSaiBol1.pri, whole genome shotgun sequence encodes:
- the TRIM32 gene encoding E3 ubiquitin-protein ligase TRIM32, whose translation MAAAAASHLNLDALREVLECPICMESFTEEQLRPKLLHCGHTICRQCLEKLLASSINGVRCPFCSKITRITSLTQLTDNLTVLKIIDTAGLSEAVGLLMCRSCGRRLPRQFCRSCGLVLCEPCREADHQPPGHCTLPVKEAAEERRRDFGEKLTRLRELMGELQRRKVALEGVSKDLQARYKAVLQEYGHEERRVQDELARSRKFFTGSLAEVEKSNSQVVEEQSYLLNIAEVQAVSRCDYFLAKIKQADVALLEETADEEEPELTASLPRELTLQDVELLKVGHVGPLQIGQAVKKPRTVNMEDSWAMEAAASAASTSVTFREMDMSPEEVVASPRASPAKQRGPEAASNIQQCLFLKKMGAKGSTPGMFNLPVSLYVTSQGEVLVADRGNYRIQVFTRKGFLKEIRRSPSGIDSFVLSFLGADLPNLTPLSVAMNCHGLIGVTDSYDNSLKVYTLDGHCVACHRSQLSKPWGITALPSGQFVVTDVEGGKLWCFTVDRGSGVVKYSCLCSAVRPKFVTCDTEGTVYFTQGLGLNLENRQNEHHLEGGFSIGSVGPDGQLGRQISHFFSENEDFRCIAGMCVDARGDLIVADSSRKEILHFPKGGGYSVLIREGLTCPVGIALTPKGQLLVLDCWDHCIKIYSYHLRRYSTP comes from the coding sequence ATGGCTGCAGCAGCAGCTTCTCACCTGAACCTGGATGCCCTCCGGGAAGTGCTAGAATGCCCCATCTGCATGGAGTCCTTCACAGAAGAGCAGCTGCGGCCCAAGCTCCTGCACTGTGGCCATACCATCTGCCGCCAGTGCCTGGAGAAGCTGTTGGCCAGTAGCATCAATGGTGTCCGCTGTCCCTTTTGCAGCAAGATTACCCGCATAACCAGTTTGACCCAGCTGACAGACAATCTGACAGTGCTAAAGATCATTGATACAGCTGGGCTCAGTGAGGCTGTGGGGCTGCTCATGTGTCGGTCCTGTGGGCGGCGTCTGCCCCGGCAGTTCTGCCGGAGCTGCGGTTTGGTATTATGTGAGCCCTGCCGAGAGGCAGACCATCAGCCTCCTGGTCACTGTACACTCCCTGTCAAAGAGGCAGCGGAGGAGCGGCGTCGGGATTTTGGAGAGAAGTTGACTCGTCTGCGGGAACTTATGGGGGAGCTGCAGCGGCGGAAGGTAGCCTTGGAAGGTGTCTCCAAGGACCTTCAGGCAAGGTATAAAGCAGTTCTCCAGGAGTATGGGCATGAGGAGCGCAGGGTCCAGGATGAGCTGGCTCGCTCTCGGAAGTTCTTCACAGGCTCTTTGGCTGAAGTTGAGAAGTCCAATAGTCAAGTGGTAGAGGAGCAGAGTTACCTGCTTAACATTGCAGAGGTGCAGGCTGTGTCTCGCTGTGACTACTTCCTGGCCAAAATTAAGCAGGCAGATGTAGCACTACTGGAGGAGACAGCTGATGAGGAGGAGCCAGAGCTCACTGCCAGCCTGCCTCGGGAGCTCACCCTGCAAGATGTGGAGCTCCTTAAGGTCGGTCATGTTGGCCCCCTTCAAATTGGGCAAGCTGTTAAGAAGCCCCGAACAGTTAACATGGAAGATTCCTGGGCCATGGAAGCTGCAGCCTCTGCTGCCTCTACCTCTGTTACATTTAGAGAGATGGACATGAGCCCAGAGGAAGTGGTTGCCAGCCCTAGGGCCTCACCTGCTAAACAGCGGGGTCCTGAGGCAGCCTCCAATATCCAGCAGTGCCTCTTTCTCAAGAAGATGGGGGCCAAAGGCAGCACTCCAGGAATGTTCAATCTTCCAGTCAGTCTCTACGTGACCAGTCAAGGTGAAGTGCTAGTCGCTGACCGTGGCAACTATCGTATACAAGTCTTTACCCGCAAAGGCTTTTTGAAGGAAATCCGTCGTAGCCCCAGTGGCATTGATAGCTTTGTGCTAAGTTTTCTTGGGGCGGATCTACCCAACCTCACTCCTCTCTCAGTGGCCATGAACTGCCATGGGCTAATTGGTGTGACTGACAGCTATGATAACTCCCTCAAGGTATATACCTTGGATGGCCACTGCGTGGCCTGTCACAGGAGCCAGCTGAGCAAACCATGGGGCATCACAGCCCTGCCATCTGGCCAGTTTGTAGTAACTGATGTGGAGGGTGGAAAGCTTTGGTGTTTCACAGTTGATCGAGGATCAGGGGTGGTCAAATACAGTTGCCTCTGCAGTGCTGTGCGGCCCAAATTTGTCACCTGTGATACAGAGGGCACCGTCTACTTCACCCAGGGCTTAGGCCTCAATCTGGAGAATCGGCAGAATGAGCACCACTTGGAGGGTGGCTTTTCCATTGGCTCTGTAGGCCCTGATGGGCAGCTGGGTCGCCAGATTAGCCACTTCTTCTCGGAGAACGAAGATTTCCGCTGCATTGCTGGCATGTGTGTGGATGCTCGTGGTGATCTCATCGTGGCTGATAGTAGTCGCAAGGAAATTCTCCATTTTCCTAAGGGTGGGGGCTATAGTGTCCTTATTCGAGAGGGACTTACCTGTCCAGTGGGCATAGCCCTCACTCCCAAGGGGCAGCTGCTGGTCTTGGACTGTTGGGATCATTGCATCAAGATCTACAGCTACCATCTGAGAAGATATTCTACCCCATAG